The Candidatus Cloacimonadota bacterium region AGACTTTGTATGCTTCATCCAGATTTTGAATTTGTTGGTTCCAAATCAGAAGAAAATTTCTGGTCAAAAAGAAATTACCTTCCTCTATATCATCTTACTGAAGGATTAACTAATAAGATTTTCAGAAAGATTATCTTAAATGTCTTCAAAAGTGAGTTTAAGATATCAGAAACGATTCCTGAGAATATTCTTATAGTTCAAGAGCTATTACCAATTAATCAGGCGTTAAGGAAAATTCAAATGCCAGAAGTAGAAGATGATATTACTTCATCTAGAAATAGATTTATATTTGAAGAATTGTTTTATCTTCAGTTGATGCTCGCGAGAAGAAAAGTCCGCTGGCATAAGTCTGAAGGTATTTCAATGCAAATCAAAAAGATTTATACTACTCAATTAAAGAATATGCTGCCTTTCAAGCTTACCTCTGCTCAGAAAAGAGTTTTGAATGAGATTGTGAAAGACATGAAATCACCATTTCAGATGAATCGTCTTTTGCAAGGAGATGTTGGGTCAGGCAAGACAATTATTGCCCTTTTTGCGATGTTATTGGCAATTGAGAACGGATATCAGGCAGCTATTATGGCACCAACGGAAATACTTGCTACTCAACATTATTTTGCCATTTTGGAGTTTTTAAAGAAGATTGATGTAAAAATTGGTTTACTTCTTGGCGGGAATTATAAAGGAAAGAAAAAATTAAAGGAGCATATATCAAAAGGGGAGATTGATATTGTAATTGGCACGCATTCTTTGATACAAAAGGATGTAGTTTTTAGAAAACTCGGAATCGTTATCATTGATGAACAACATAGATTTGGAGTTATTCAAAGACACTCATTGACTCAAAAGGGACAAGTGCCCGATAAAATAGTTATGAGTGCCACTCCTATTCCTCGATCCTTAGCATTAACAGTTTATGGAGATTTAGATATTAGTATAATAGATGAACTACCGCCAAATCGTAAGGAGATTTACACAAGTTGGATTACTCAGGATAAAAAACCCCAGGTTTACAATTTTATTAGTAAAGAAATATCAAAAGGAAGACAGGTGTATGTAGTTTGTCCTTTAGTAGAAGAGTCAGAAAAATCTTATTTTCGTGATGCCACCAATACTTATAAGAAATTGAAGAGTAGTGTATTTCGTAATCATAGAGTAGCTCTATTGCATGGGAGAATGTCCAATCAAGAGAAAGATGAAATAATGCATGATTTTAAAAATGGAAAAATTGATGTGTTAGTTTCAACAACTGTAATAGAGGTTGGAATTGATGTTCCAAATGCGACAATTATGATGATTGAACATGCTGAACACTTTGGTCTTTCACAATTACATCAATTAAGAGGAAGGGTCGGTAGGGGTGCTTTTAAATCTTATTGTATTTTAGCGGCTTATGAACCAATTAGTGAAGAAGCTCTATTACGTTTGAATACTATGAAAGAAACTAATGATGGCTTTAAGATTTCTGAAATAGACCTTGAGATTCGTGGACCCGGAGAATTCTTTGGAACTGAACAGTCAGGTATGCCAAGATTTAGAATTGCTAATATTGTGCGAGACAGAAAAATATTAGAACAAGCTCACAAGATTGCTTTTCAGATAATTTCTGAAGATTATGATTTGAATTTAGAGAAATATAAATTTCTAAAAGAAAAATATAAGAAGGATTTTTTGAGAAGAGAAAGATTGTTTAGTTTTTGATAAGTTCTGTAATTAATCAATATGGAAAAGTGGAAATCCAGTGGAAATGATTTTCTAAATGGATAAGAATTCAAAGAACTTATTTAAAAAAATAAAGCAACAAATTTGACTACCTGTAATTAGGGATAGAAAAACCAAAAATAATTTAAAAGATTAGTATGGAAAAAACTGATTACAAAATTTTAGTGATAATTTTTATAATTAGTTTAATTTTCTATGGTCTAACTTTAGCTCCAACTGTTCTTTGGGGAGATGATGCCCAATACCAAAGACTTGCTAATAGTTGGAGTGTTAAAATGATTCCAAGAGGACACATATTATATTCATATCTTGTTAAAATTGTAAATATTATTCCTTATTTCAAACTTGCAGCAAAGGTTAATTTTTTCTCAGCTTTATGGGCATCTTTAACTCTGGTGTTATTATTTTTAATAATTTTTTTTATAACACACGACAAGTTCTCAAGTTTATTGGGCATAGTTATATTTGGTTTATCCCATACATTCTGGTTACATGCAGTAAGAGCAGAAGTACACACTTTGCAGTTGTTTCTTATTGCATCATCTTTGTATTTATTATTGAAATGGTATAAATCAAACGGTAAAGGGTTATTATTTTTTTCCTTTTTAATAATAGGAATTAGTCTATGCAATCATATTTTAAGTGTTGGTTTAATCCCAGCAATGCTATTTTTGGTTCTAAAAAAGTCTCCGAATTTAAAATTATCTATAATTACAGCAACACTTGGTCTTATGCCAGGTATCTTAATATTATTATTTATTAGAACTGATTCTATTTCAGTATTTAAGATTTTAGGTGATATTTTTTTTGAGCATAATTTCCCAATATTGAAGAACTTGCTTCTATTTATTCTTTTTCTTATTTACCAATTTATAATTTCAATTTATTTCGGAATTCAAGGTATAAAGTCTTTATATGAACAGAACAAACTAATTTTTTACTTTCTTTCATTTACGTTTTTAGGCAATCTTTTAGAAGTAATTATTCTCCCCATTCATGATCAATATGTGATGTTCCTCCCTGCCTTTTTTGTTTTTGCAATTTTTGTAGGTATGGGTATTTCTTGGTTATTCAAAAAATATAGAATGAACATATTTAAAAAAATAAGTTTCACAGTGTTAATCTCTTTAATACTAATAATTACCTATTGGGGAACACCAATTTTTTTGAAACATTTTAAAATTAATATAATAAATATTCGTTCGCTTCCCAACAGAGACAATTTCACTTTTTTTCTATTTCCACCTAAAAATAGCTATTATGGGGCTTATGATTTTGCCCAAATAACATTAGGTAATTTGCCAATGAGATCTGTTATTTTAGCTGATTTTACTATTGCACAACCGTTATTATATCTTCAAGAGGTTGAAAATTTTAGAAGAGATATTGAGATAAGGGATATTGAGCCTAAAGGGGGCAAACAAACTCAATATTTGCTTGAGAAGAATAAAACACATTCTGTTTTTATAGCTGATAATAATAAGTATTACAGTATCGAGGAATTTAAGGAATATTTCGAAATCATTCCCTTTGGAGATATTTATCAATTAAATAAAATATTTTAATCCATATAATAAAATACTATTTGTAATTTTTTACAGAATAGTAAATCTATTCACATCCACCAATCCTTTGTCAGTAAGCTTAATATCTGGTATTACTTCAAGAGCCAGAAAGGATAGACTGCCAAAAGGTGATTTAAGGTCAGAACCCAAACTCTGAGCTTCTACATTTATTCTATCTAATTCAATAGCCACCTTATGATAATCATTAAGGCTCATTAAACCAGCCACGGGCAACTTCATTATTGATGCTTTGCCTTTACAAGAAGAACTTAATCCCCCTTGATTTTCTATTATTATATTTACCGCTGATTTTATATCTTCATCATTTGTCCCAACTGCTATAATGTTATGACAATCGTGAGCTATACTGGAAGCAATAGCACCTTTTTTCAAGTTAAATCCATGAACCTGACAGGTTGAGATATTTCCTTTTTTGTTATATCGTTCAACTACCACCAATTTTAGAATATCTTTATCTAATGCGATCTCATTTTCAGTATGAATATTTAACTCTTTTGTAATAATAAGCCCATCTTTCACCTCAATAATATGATTATAATATTTATAAGGGATTTTGGGGATAGTGCTAATTTTTTCAGCTTTTAAAGTTTTGAGAATATTATTAGGAATTGACAATTCGGTTTCAACCGGAATAGTTTTTCCATTTTGATATACAATGTTTCCATTGAAAATTACAATTTCAGGTATGAAATCAATAAGATTATTCAATATTTGCAGGTTTGCCTTTTTACCTTTCTCAACGGTTCCAATATTATCTAATTTGTAATATTGTGCAGTATTAAAAGATGCAGCTCTTATTGCTCTTATAGGATTTATACCCAAACTTACAGTTTTTCTAACATTAAAATTTATATGACCATTTTTAATAATATCAGAAGCCAATTTATCATCACTACAGAACATAATATTATCTTTGTATTCATTTAGAAGTTGATAGCATTTGTCAGGACATTTTTCAGCAGAGCCTTCTCTGATGAAAATATTCATTCCAAGAGAAAGTTTTTCTATCATCTCATCATAACTGGTTGATTCGTGGTCATCTGTAATTCCTGCATTTATGTATTTTTTTAAGTTATCTCCAGAAAGATGAGGAGCATGACCGTTTACGATTTTGCCTTTTTCTTTTGCAATTTTTATTTTTGCTAATATTTCAGGTTCATCATTTATTACTGCGGGGAAATTCATTACTTCACCAAGTGCGATAACTTCTTTATATTCAAACATTTTTCTGATTTCTTTTATACCAATTTTTGCCCCAGATGTTCCAAGAGAACTTGCAGGCACGCAAGAAGGTGCTGTAAGAAATACATCAATTCTTGCTTTTTTACTTTCCTCTCGGAAATATTCAAATCCTTCCATTCCAGCAACATTACAGATTTCGTGACAATCAGCTATGATAGTAGAAGTGCCTTGTCTGAGCACAGCTTCACCAAAATGGAATGGGGTTAGATTACTGCTTTCAATATGAAAGTGAGCATCTATAAAACCGGGGCTAAGAAATTTGCCTTTGCCATTTATGATTAACCTTGCAGAGATAGGGGAGTTAGATATTTTAATTATTTCACAATTATTGATTCCAACTGAAGCGTGGAAAATAGTTTCGTTTATGACATCAATTATATTAATATTGTTTATAGCAATATTCATAGATTTTTAACCACCTTTCGCCTGCAAAATAGTAGTCACAAATCCGTCTGGTTGAAACAATTCTTTAGTCAACAGCTGAATATGAACTGGTTCAATGCTTTCTATCTTTTTTATAATTTTATCAATAGGTTCAACATTATTGGTATAAATATACTGCCTTGCTAAACGATTCATTCTTGCGGTTGTGCTTTCAAGACCCATAACCAAACTGGATTTTAATTGTGCCTTGATAGTTTTTAATTCAGATTTTGTTACAGGCTTTTCAATAAGCAGCTGCAGTTCTGATTGTATTAATTTCAGACATTTTTTACTGTTTTCCGGATTTGTTGCAGCATAAACCCCAAAACATCCAGTATCGTGGAAAAAGTCAGTAAAAGAATGAATATCATAAGCAATCCCATACTTTTCACGAATATTTTGAAATAGTCGTGAACTCATTCCAATAGATAGGATAGAATTCAAAACAAGTAATGTAAAACGGTTTTCGTTAGTATATGGAAATGTTCTTATGCCTGTGCAAATATGAGTTTGATTATTCGCCGCATCATAGTAAATATTCTCTCTTTGTTTTATTTCGCTTGCAGGTGAGAATATCCTTTTTTCATTCTTTAATGGTCTTGATTTGTCCAAAGGAAAATATTGATTTGTATATTTAACTAATTCTTCGTGTTCAAGAAAACCTGAAGCAGTAATTATAATTTTTTTTGGATGATAATTTTTGGAGATAAAATCTATACAGATATTTTTATTGATTTTTTTTATATCATCTCTATATCCTATAATTGGATATCCAAGTGGATGGTGAGGGAATAAATTTTCATAAAATCTTTCAAAGATGAGTTCACCAGGGTCATCTTCAATCTCATTGATCTCATCAATAACCACATTTTTTTCCTTTTCAATCTCTATGTCTGGAAAGATAGAATTTTGAATTATATCAGAAAGCAAATCAATACTTTGCTTTAGATGCTCACTTAATATGCGTGCATAATAACAGGTAAATTCTTTGCTGGTGAATGCATTAACAGTTCCGCCTAAAGATTCAAGATAATGTGCAATTTCATACTTATTGCGTTTTTCAGTTCCCTTGAAAAGCATATGCTCAAGAAAGTGAGCAACTCCACGATTATCTGGATTTTCATCCCGAGAACCTGTTTTAATCCATATCCCTACTGCTATTGAACGAACATAATCTATCTTTTCAGATAGGATTGTTATTCCATTTTCTAAAGTTGTTTTTTGATATGACATAATATTATATTATCGTATTATAAATAAGAACTTTGTTTTTGGGACAAAAATTAAATTACAAATTTCAAGAGCCAAATAATTTACCCTGTGAATTCCCGATAAAATCGGGACTTCCTATTTCACAGGGCAGGTAAATATCAAATTCAAAATCCTAAATAACAAATAAATTCTAATCATTGAAGCAAAATGTTTTGGTCATTGAATTATTGGATTTTGAAGTTTATTTGGAATTTGAAATTTGTTACTTGCCATTTGTGCTTTACAACTCCATTTTTTTAATTAATCTTAGTTTGATATTAACTTATTTTCATTTTCTTTTTAACTTCTTCAAAAATAGCATCAGGAACATAATCTTTTATTTTTCCGCCTAAACTAATAATTTGCTTTACCATGCTTGAACTAAGATAAAGATATTTACTTTGTGGAGTGAGAAAAACAGTTTCAACATCTTCACATAGTGAGCGATTAGCAAGTGCTAACTGCAATTCATATTCAAAATCTGATACAGCCCGTAATCCTCTAATCATTACAATACTTCCCTTTCTTTTTACATAATCTACAGCCAGTCCGTCAAATGCTTCAACTTCTACATTAGCTATATCCTTAGTTGCAATTTCTGCAAGATGGACTCGTTCTTCAGAAGAAAAGAGACATTTCTTGTTTGTTTCTTTAGCAATTGCTATTATAACTTTGCCGAATATTTTACAAACTCTTTCAATTATGTCTATATGACCATTGGTGATAGGGTCAAATGTGCCTGGGTAAATTGCTATGTTTTTCATATTTTATTCATATTCCTATGTATTTTTTTGTTCTCGGTTTCTAGTTTCAAGTATCCCACCTTCGCTATGCTTCGGTGGACAGGCAAGTTTCCAGTTTTCCCCCTGAGGAGGATCCACCTTCGGTGGACAAATTTTATTCCCTTTTTGCCATAATTCTTTCTATCTCTTCAATTTCCTTTGGAATCATTGATGAAAGGACTTCACATCCATTCTTAGTTACCAGGACATCATCTTCTATTCTTACACCAATCTTTTCCTCTTTGATGTAAATTCCTGGCTCAACAGTAATAATATTCCCAACCTGCAGTTTTTCTTCTCTATTACTTAAATCATGTGTATCTAATCCGAGATGATGACTAACTCCGTGCATATAATACTTTTTGTATTCTTCGCTACTATCAGTCGCGGCTGGGACGCGCCCAGACGGAGAGGGAGATACTTTGGATTTTTTCGTGATTAATTTTAATCTGAAAAGTGTTTCCGTGACTAATTCAATAGTTTTAGTCTGCAATTCCTTAATAGTAATGCCAGGTTTTACTGAATTAATTATTTTCTTCTGNNNNNNNNNNNNNNNNNNNNNNNNNNNNNNNNNNNNNNNNNNNNNNNNNNNNNNNNNNNNNNNNNNNNNNNNNNNNNNNNNNNNNNNNNNNNNNNNNNNNGAGATACTTTGGATTTTTTCGTGATTAATTTTAATCTGAAAAGTGTTTCCGTGACTAATTCAATAGTTTTAGTCTGCAATTCCTTAATAGTAATGCCAGGTTTTACTGAATTAATTATTTTCTTCTGAATTTGAAGCACCTCGTTGTATACTTCTTTCTGTCTTTTATTAAATTTTCCTGAGGCGGGGAAAGTTCTTGAAATATCTGCATTATATTCATTATATTTCGCACCAACATCTAAAAGCACCAGGTCATTTTTTTCAATCTTTGAATTGTTTTTTTCATAATGCAGAATTGTCGCATTCTTACCACTTGCAACAATTGGGGAGAATGCAAGTTTCTTTTCTCCTCGTCTGATACATTCAAATCTGAAATATGCTTCTAATTCATATTCCATCATTCCAGGTTTGGCATGCTCTAATGTACTTCTTATTCCATCGTTCGTATATGAGATTGCTTTCTTTATATTTTCTATTTCCTCCTTGTTTTTTCGCATGCGTAGTTTTGATAAAAATGGAGTTACTTTTTCAATTCTAATTGTAGGGTAATGCTCTTTTATGAGATTTAGTTGTGCTAAACTATAAGAAAGATTAGTATTTATTAAGGAGGTTTCATAGTCATAATAGCACATATTTGATGAGAGTGCATAAGAATGAAGATGCCTTTCAAATTCGTCTGTATAATAAACGGTTTCTATGCCAGAAATTTTCTTTGCATCTTCTTTAGACATTTTTTTTCCAAGCCAGACTTCAAGTTCAGGGATGTTTCTTTCTATAAAAAGCAATTCCATATTTTTCTTGCCTTTTTTATGCATAATAAGTTTAGCATTAGGCACATTAAGACCTGAAAGATAATAAAAATTCCTGTTTTGTACAAATTCAGTGGGTAATGTGCCGGGTCCTGTTCTGGCAGCATAAAAAATTGCAAGTGAATTGTCATCCATCATTCTAAAAAGTTTTTTCCGATTAGAAATGAAAAACTGCTTATTCATATAATCCTTTCTAATTAGTTGATTAATTTAAACCGTAAATTTGATTTTAAATAAAGCTTGGCAATATTTTCATATTTGAAATGTATCTTACTAAATGATACCTACAGATTTCTTAATTACTTAGAATTATTTATCATTAAATAATTCCATCACCTTTTGCATATCTTCAGGCATATCTTTTTTAACAGAAATTTTAGTTTTTGTAATGGGATGGATAAATTCTAATCTGTATGCATGCAAAGCCTGTCGTGTTAAAATTGAAGTAATAACTTCATTTATCTTATTTTTTACTGAAAAGGGTACTAAATTCAACATCTGCTTTTTAGAAGAATATATTTTATCACCCATTATAGGATGGTGAATATATGAGAAATGCACTCGTATCTGATGAGTTCGTCCTGTTTCTAAATATACTTTTGTTAAGTCAAAACCCGGAAAAGATTTTAAAACTTTATAGTGCGTTATGGCTACTTTGCCTTCAGGTCTGACTGACATTTTCTGTTTATTTTTTGGATTTCTTCCATAGAAAGTTTTAATTGTTCCTTCTTGTTCGAGTAAGGTCCCCATCATTAATGCAAGATATACTTTTTGAATTTTATGATTTTCAAACAACTTTTTTAGTAATGAATGAACATAGTCATTTTTAGCAATAATCATTAGACCAGAAGTGTCTTTATCCAGTCTGTGTACAATTCCTTGTCTGAATGACGTATTTAAATTTGAGAGCTTTTTAAAATGATAGATTAGTGCATTGACGAGTGTCCCTTTATAATGCCCGGGAGCGGGATGAACAACCATTCCAGCAGGTTTATTTATGATTGCAATATCATTATCTTCGTAAGCGATATCTAAATCAATATCTTCTGGAACTATATTCTTTTCTTCCGGGAGCGGAATTTTAACTATTATTTCTTCATTGCCATTTAGAATTTCACTCTTTCTGGCAATCTTGCCATTGATTGTAATTAGATTGTTTATTAGTAATTTGTCTATGAAGCTGCGGGAATAAAGGTCTTTTCTTCCAAGACTTGCTAAATATTTATCAATTCGGATTTTTTCATTGCAATGCGTGGTGATGGTAATCTCTTTTTGTATATTAATGTTCTTGTTTTGGTTTAACATTATTTACATTAGTATCATATAATCTTTTTAAATCAATATCAGTAATAATTATTACCATTCCTTTAAATCTTCCTTCTTCATCGTGAATAATTCCGTTTTTGAATGTAATATGTTTTTTGATTTTTGGGAAGTAGATTTTTCTTTCTGGAATCAGTATCTTTTTTGCAATGGCTTCTTCAAAATATTTTAATATCTCTCCTTCAAAATGAAAATCAAGTAAAGATGGGTTGTTTTCAACAGAAGATATTCCGAGTAAGTTTTGTGAATGATTATTAATCAGAACGATTTCGCATTTATCATTAATTATTATAACTCCATCGTTAATATTCTTTAATATTAAATCAAGGCGAGACCGATTTTCAATAATTTTATCTTTCTTGGCTTTATCAAAGTCTCTTAAATTCTTAAGCATAATATTTGTTGAATTAATTAGGGATGAAACTGGTCCTTTATTATACTTTTCAGAGATAGTAATATCCAGTTTTCCTCTCTCTATTTCATTAAATACATTTTCAATAGGTTTGAAAGATTTATTAAGAATAATTGGAATATAGAAGAGTAAAATAATTCCAAGAATAATTTCAACAAAAAGGAAAATGTATTCTATACTAAGCATTCTATCTCTTATCAGGGAAAAAGGGTCACTTCCGTCAGTATAGGAAATTTTTGTAACATAATGTATGATTAGTGCTGATTCAATAATTATAAGAATCAGCAATAGAAGAACTATTATTCTTAATTTTGTTTGAAAAGAATATTTCATAGTCAACTCCTTTCCGTCTGGGCGCCGCGACCGATGAAGAGCCTTATTTTAAACTCATATTATAATTTACATATAATTATAGACATTCACTAATATTATTACTTTTTTTTGATTTGTTTTTCAGACATTTTAATCAATTTATCAATATCTAATTTTTTCCCTATCACTAAAATAGTATCTCGTTCATTTAAGACATCATCAGCAGAGGGAATAAAATTAGTTTCTTCTTTAACGATATTATCTCCGTTTTCAGCAACTGTTGGTTTGGAACTTTTTATAGCAATAATACTTACATTATAATTATTTGTGATGTCTAATTCTTTTAATGATTTACCGATGAAAAATGGGGGTGTTGAAATCTCTACTAAGCTGTGGTCTTTGGAGACTTCCATATAAGTGAATATATGTTGCGATACCAACAGATTAGCAATTTCTCTTCCAACATATTGTTCTGGAAAGATTGTTCTTTGTACCCCCATAATTTTTAGAATTCTCGCATGGAGCACGCTATCAACTTTAGCGATAATTTTTCCGACTCCAATTTTTCGTAAGATTGCTGCAGTGAGAATGCTTACTTCTTTATTTCCACCAATTGCAAGAACTACAGCGTCAACATTATTTATATTTGCAGCTTTCAATGCTTGTTCATCAGTAGAGTCCAGACAGATTGCATTAGTAACAAAACTTCTAACTTCCTCTACTTTTTTTTCATCATTATCGATGGCTATTACTTCAGCTCCTTTTTTCGTCAGGGTTTCTGCAACAGTTATTCCAAATCTACCTAAACCGATTACAGCAAATTGAGACATAGTAATCCTCCTAAAAAGATTTATAAAGATTTAATCTTTTCAATCTTTTCCCGATG contains the following coding sequences:
- a CDS encoding aminopeptidase P N-terminal domain-containing protein; this translates as MNKQFFISNRKKLFRMMDDNSLAIFYAARTGPGTLPTEFVQNRNFYYLSGLNVPNAKLIMHKKGKKNMELLFIERNIPELEVWLGKKMSKEDAKKISGIETVYYTDEFERHLHSYALSSNMCYYDYETSLINTNLSYSLAQLNLIKEHYPTIRIEKVTPFLSKLRMRKNKEEIENIKKAISYTNDGIRSTLEHAKPGMMEYELEAYFRFECIRRGEKKLAFSPIVASGKNATILHYEKNNSKIEKNDLVLLDVGAKYNEYNADISRTFPASGKFNKRQKEVYNEVLQIQKKIINSVKPGITIKELQTKTIELVTETLFRLKLITKKSKVS
- a CDS encoding DUF2723 domain-containing protein; translated protein: MEKTDYKILVIIFIISLIFYGLTLAPTVLWGDDAQYQRLANSWSVKMIPRGHILYSYLVKIVNIIPYFKLAAKVNFFSALWASLTLVLLFLIIFFITHDKFSSLLGIVIFGLSHTFWLHAVRAEVHTLQLFLIASSLYLLLKWYKSNGKGLLFFSFLIIGISLCNHILSVGLIPAMLFLVLKKSPNLKLSIITATLGLMPGILILLFIRTDSISVFKILGDIFFEHNFPILKNLLLFILFLIYQFIISIYFGIQGIKSLYEQNKLIFYFLSFTFLGNLLEVIILPIHDQYVMFLPAFFVFAIFVGMGISWLFKKYRMNIFKKISFTVLISLILIITYWGTPIFLKHFKINIINIRSLPNRDNFTFFLFPPKNSYYGAYDFAQITLGNLPMRSVILADFTIAQPLLYLQEVENFRRDIEIRDIEPKGGKQTQYLLEKNKTHSVFIADNNKYYSIEEFKEYFEIIPFGDIYQLNKIF
- the ade gene encoding adenine deaminase produces the protein MNIAINNINIIDVINETIFHASVGINNCEIIKISNSPISARLIINGKGKFLSPGFIDAHFHIESSNLTPFHFGEAVLRQGTSTIIADCHEICNVAGMEGFEYFREESKKARIDVFLTAPSCVPASSLGTSGAKIGIKEIRKMFEYKEVIALGEVMNFPAVINDEPEILAKIKIAKEKGKIVNGHAPHLSGDNLKKYINAGITDDHESTSYDEMIEKLSLGMNIFIREGSAEKCPDKCYQLLNEYKDNIMFCSDDKLASDIIKNGHINFNVRKTVSLGINPIRAIRAASFNTAQYYKLDNIGTVEKGKKANLQILNNLIDFIPEIVIFNGNIVYQNGKTIPVETELSIPNNILKTLKAEKISTIPKIPYKYYNHIIEVKDGLIITKELNIHTENEIALDKDILKLVVVERYNKKGNISTCQVHGFNLKKGAIASSIAHDCHNIIAVGTNDEDIKSAVNIIIENQGGLSSSCKGKASIMKLPVAGLMSLNDYHKVAIELDRINVEAQSLGSDLKSPFGSLSFLALEVIPDIKLTDKGLVDVNRFTIL
- a CDS encoding pitrilysin family protein, with the protein product MSYQKTTLENGITILSEKIDYVRSIAVGIWIKTGSRDENPDNRGVAHFLEHMLFKGTEKRNKYEIAHYLESLGGTVNAFTSKEFTCYYARILSEHLKQSIDLLSDIIQNSIFPDIEIEKEKNVVIDEINEIEDDPGELIFERFYENLFPHHPLGYPIIGYRDDIKKINKNICIDFISKNYHPKKIIITASGFLEHEELVKYTNQYFPLDKSRPLKNEKRIFSPASEIKQRENIYYDAANNQTHICTGIRTFPYTNENRFTLLVLNSILSIGMSSRLFQNIREKYGIAYDIHSFTDFFHDTGCFGVYAATNPENSKKCLKLIQSELQLLIEKPVTKSELKTIKAQLKSSLVMGLESTTARMNRLARQYIYTNNVEPIDKIIKKIESIEPVHIQLLTKELFQPDGFVTTILQAKGG
- the recG gene encoding ATP-dependent DNA helicase RecG; the encoded protein is RLCMLHPDFEFVGSKSEENFWSKRNYLPLYHLTEGLTNKIFRKIILNVFKSEFKISETIPENILIVQELLPINQALRKIQMPEVEDDITSSRNRFIFEELFYLQLMLARRKVRWHKSEGISMQIKKIYTTQLKNMLPFKLTSAQKRVLNEIVKDMKSPFQMNRLLQGDVGSGKTIIALFAMLLAIENGYQAAIMAPTEILATQHYFAILEFLKKIDVKIGLLLGGNYKGKKKLKEHISKGEIDIVIGTHSLIQKDVVFRKLGIVIIDEQHRFGVIQRHSLTQKGQVPDKIVMSATPIPRSLALTVYGDLDISIIDELPPNRKEIYTSWITQDKKPQVYNFISKEISKGRQVYVVCPLVEESEKSYFRDATNTYKKLKSSVFRNHRVALLHGRMSNQEKDEIMHDFKNGKIDVLVSTTVIEVGIDVPNATIMMIEHAEHFGLSQLHQLRGRVGRGAFKSYCILAAYEPISEEALLRLNTMKETNDGFKISEIDLEIRGPGEFFGTEQSGMPRFRIANIVRDRKILEQAHKIAFQIISEDYDLNLEKYKFLKEKYKKDFLRRERLFSF
- a CDS encoding TrkA family potassium uptake protein, with product MSQFAVIGLGRFGITVAETLTKKGAEVIAIDNDEKKVEEVRSFVTNAICLDSTDEQALKAANINNVDAVVLAIGGNKEVSILTAAILRKIGVGKIIAKVDSVLHARILKIMGVQRTIFPEQYVGREIANLLVSQHIFTYMEVSKDHSLVEISTPPFFIGKSLKELDITNNYNVSIIAIKSSKPTVAENGDNIVKEETNFIPSADDVLNERDTILVIGKKLDIDKLIKMSEKQIKKK
- the coaD gene encoding pantetheine-phosphate adenylyltransferase, encoding MKNIAIYPGTFDPITNGHIDIIERVCKIFGKVIIAIAKETNKKCLFSSEERVHLAEIATKDIANVEVEAFDGLAVDYVKRKGSIVMIRGLRAVSDFEYELQLALANRSLCEDVETVFLTPQSKYLYLSSSMVKQIISLGGKIKDYVPDAIFEEVKKKMKIS
- a CDS encoding M24 family metallopeptidase — encoded protein: QKKIINSVKPGITIKELQTKTIELVTETLFRLKLITKKSKVSPSPSGRVPAATDSSEEYKKYYMHGVSHHLGLDTHDLSNREEKLQVGNIITVEPGIYIKEEKIGVRIEDDVLVTKNGCEVLSSMIPKEIEEIERIMAKRE
- a CDS encoding RluA family pseudouridine synthase; its protein translation is MLNQNKNINIQKEITITTHCNEKIRIDKYLASLGRKDLYSRSFIDKLLINNLITINGKIARKSEILNGNEEIIVKIPLPEEKNIVPEDIDLDIAYEDNDIAIINKPAGMVVHPAPGHYKGTLVNALIYHFKKLSNLNTSFRQGIVHRLDKDTSGLMIIAKNDYVHSLLKKLFENHKIQKVYLALMMGTLLEQEGTIKTFYGRNPKNKQKMSVRPEGKVAITHYKVLKSFPGFDLTKVYLETGRTHQIRVHFSYIHHPIMGDKIYSSKKQMLNLVPFSVKNKINEVITSILTRQALHAYRLEFIHPITKTKISVKKDMPEDMQKVMELFNDK